The DNA sequence aataaaaaataaaaaaagtgtgtgtgtccgctccgacgcacgactggagtttactggatataaaaaattaaacgaaacaatacgagaaatagttctatattacgacaacacgatacactacagattattaacaaattaacgagacacaaaacaaacgactaacaaatatatgaaaatacaataatgagagaaacgcgcgatcagtacgaggctttgtggcggactgccggcgcagcagcccggcgtcaccggcgataacgcggccgcgcgttggctcctgattggcgcgcgcacgcatcacgcaatcaggagccaatcaggcgcataacgcatttcgtgtgacatgctagtacgattttgattggcgcgcgcacgcatcacgcaatcaggagccaatcaggcgcataacgcatttcgtgtgacatgctagtacgattttggtccccataattttcataccccgggcctatatatgtaaatcgattctaaaggagtaaactccaaaaactaaTAAACAGTTCAAAGCGGTTAATAGTAAGAAGTGAAACAGAAGAAGGATAAGTATACCTTGCAACCATACTCGCTGTGGCCTTGGCGCCGTGATCGGCAGCTTCTGCAGCCTTCTTCAGCACCGCTAACAGTTCTTCTTCGATACACTTCTTCAACGTTTCAGCTACTGCATGCAAAGTGTCCAACTACAAGTGTAAATAACCTGATTTTTAGTCTAATCTAAACTAATAACtataaaactacagtggtttttacggatgttccgttataactactgaaccatgcatccgattgacttgaagcttgatatccatgtagaaaatacatgtacttaatggataggctaatatttatatgagtgttggactccctacaccagttgcgggggcgttaatgatgagaatctttgtgggggtgaaaaataataatgttaattttaaacgcccagcgaagcggacgggtacagcttaGTTTATTATACAATCAAAATTTACGTCCGCAATTTTATAAGCAAATTTCTGAATTGCCACAAATAGGAATATAGCTCTCAGAAGTATTGCATCTCATTCTTGTGTATACGTTTGTCTCTTTTTAacgtcgctttttcgtttcatcgaatttaaaatcacaacggtgcaaaagaagttttcacttcaataaccaTTCATCATTAAACTATACAACCCCAGGCTGGGATTGCCTTCCTATGTTATGCCATGACATATAACATATTAATtaaccatgcggtccatgccacccatgaccgaacactatggaggaaagtcacatgtggtcgcaatcctcagcagtgagaagaagaagaagtaatgAATACATTTGAGACAAGAACGAGTATACCCAAAGATACTCTACTAAGAAGTCACTGCCTCCACGAGATCTACATCTATAACTGCCCGTCTCTTCAAACCAGAATTATAGGACCTTGCAAACGTTCAACACTGCTCACCAAGATATGTCCACTTTTACTGGAAACATCATATAATAACAGTACAATTTATTCAGTAGTATTAAACcgctggtttttttttgctttttttattgactagatgggtggacgagctcacaacccacctggtgttaagtggttactggagccaatagacatccacaacgtaaatgcacacacaccttgagatataagttctaaggtctcaagtatggttacaaaggctgccgcacccttcaaaccgaaacgcattattgcttcacggcagaaacaggcagggtggtggtacctacccgcgcggactcacaagaggtcctaccaccagtaattacgcaaattataattttgcgacgGTTCGGCAGTGTGAGCTAGTCAGAGTCACTTCAAGGACCAACCATTGTCCTATCGCCGGGCTCAGCACCGCCGTATTTTGAAATAGCTTGTATTGCGCTCTCCAACGCCGACAGCCATGTTGGGACAGAGTTGGACGTAGCTCTGTGGAACCAAGACAGCGCAAGTCTTATTATACCGTTAACACCCGACTGTGGCAAAGAACAGGATTAAAATTGTGACATTATTAGCTCTTATGGCATGTGACATTATTACTTTTTATGTCCAGGAAGAAACCTCGCAAAAATCCTGAATCGGGTTTTCGACAttcacaaaataattattaatacaattagCGTTATATGGGACGAGGCTTAtggacggtaaccacttgagaacaggtagaccgtgagctccATCCGTCTGTCTAAACCTGAGACTGCAGATACGACTTCAGCGAATGATTTTGCCTATCACCGGATCcatctatttctgctgcgagcATTTTCAGTTGATTAACATCCTTATACCAATGCAAATAAGACTTCAATCTCACGTTTCAGTAGCACCAGAATTTCACGTCGCAATCTATGTAAATATGAAACGATGTTCACTTAGTACCAGACGTACTCTAGCCTCGTGACTGCTTATCCACGCTTGGCCCTTGATGCGTGTgcgaattttcaagttaatcgcaTTGCGGTTTGTGATAATTATGTTGAATTACTCTGCTATACAGGGCTGACgaataagaaatattaaaaataatgctggtggtaggacctcttgtgagaccgcgcgggtaggtaccactgccctgtctatttctgccgagaagcagtaatgcgtttcggcttgaagggtgggacagccgttataactatacttgagaccttagaacttatatctcaaggtgggtggcgcatttacgttgtagatgtctatgggctccagtaaacacttaacacctggtgggctgtgaactcgtccgcccatctaagcgataaaaaagaaaaataaatcattttacatTGAAAATGCCTGTGATGCAGCCGAAAGCCCCAAGCTGTAGATTCCACCCGAGGTCCCGCCCATGTCGGTCTCGGCGATTTCTGACAAGTCCCAGAGTACGTTGGACACATATTCTAACGAAGCTGTCTTCAGATATGCTAAGATGGCTGTTGAAAATAAGATTAACATTACTTTGATAATTAAACGAAAGTTACATTTTGGCATCTAACAGCTTACCaagctcatggacatcactGACAGATAACATGTTGTCGGGATATAACCTTGTTACGCGGCAGGACTGCTGATGGTACCAATCTGTGCAGGGTCACGATACTACTTATCATCagtattgatttaataaattgaaaaagagAATCTGGTATCAAAATCAAAGGACCAGTAATTTACGGTCGATGGCGGCTTCTTTGTACTAATGGAATGCCTGATTGCCCCTCATAAGGAACGTTGGTTATTCACCATCGGGCATTCTTCCTTCAGACTGGATCTGATTTATACGCCCTAGAAATTTAGATCTTGGCTAGAGAGATTTATCTACAAAGCGTTGTTCTAATGAGGGCTGTCCCGTCCTTAGGATTAGAACGTATGTGTGGTGCCAGCAATCCGTGTGTATTCAACACGCCTCATCACTGCTATTCAAGTAtgacttgtttatttattcgcACGGGTATATACCGCTATTTAAACTGTTTTTGCTAGGAAACTACCACGTGTTCcgattttaagggtggggcagtccttGTAGTCTCGACCTCATACCTCTTTTTTTTACGGCTTAgatgggcagacgagctcataacccacctggtattaagtggttattggagcccatagacatatacaacgtaaatgcgccactcaccttgaaatataagttctaaagtctcagtatagttacaacggctgccccacccttcaaaccgaaacgcattactgcttcacggcagaaataggcagggtggtggtacctacccgtgcgaacccacagaaagtcctaccaccagtaattacgcaaattataattttgcgggtttcatttttattacacgatgctattccttcaccgtggaagtcaatcgtgaacatttgttaagtacgtatttcattagaagaattggtacccgcctgagattcgaacaccggtgcatcgctagatacgaatgcaccggacgtcttatcatttaggccacgacgacttcgatcaCCACTTTGAGTAACTATCATAGCCTTGTCGCTATGTTCTCATCTTCCTTACCGTGTCCAAACTTTTTAAGCGTATTCCCGCAGTCGCCATCTCCGCACCCTGAGTCTAGTTTATTCAGTAAAGCCTCGCTCTTAATCAGTACTTCTGCAGCGGAGGTCAAACTCTCGCGGAGAAGATCTTGCTGTTTCGCTGACAAAGACGGGCCCGAAGCCGCCTGTTTTAGACCACCTTATATGTATTTCTTAATAGGAGTGCACTATGTCCCTTGCATTaaatcagcggtcggggaacctgggtaaattaccccaatggggtaaaatcaaattttggggggtaaaaattaaacttttgtcagttaaaagtatatattgaagtgaaacttttttagaatcttttcaaaattatcatgggggctataatatgaaagatgctaaaaagaagcgatttcggttttttttgttcttcgccatggggtaatatcaacttacacaaaaatattttggggtaataatgaaaaaagttccccgaccgctgcattaaattaagaaataaaattatgtattattttctttcttaCGAGAAGTTTAAATGAAAGCGCTCTATCCTATCCGATTCGTAGATAAAGATGCTCTTGTAAGGTGTTATTATAGAAGAAGGAATATTTATAGTACACTAAATCATAAGCATAACATTATGAAATGTTATATAACATCAGTATTCTGAGAATAACAGTATCGCCGGTGTCATCGCTTAAAGAGAACCAGATAAACATTAGATGATAGGGGACTGTGAGGTGGATTTTTGGGAgttaaaccaaataaataacCCTGCCGCTCCTCCTTCCAAGCATCCACGCAACCAAGATTTGATACCGTAATATAACTTGAACTGGAGGTGctgaaatataaactaaaagCCACCTCAAACGTACCTTCCTAACGTCACCTTTCAACAAGCTCTCATCGTCGACATGTCCTCCGTCACTCCTCACGGATATTTCACCACCAGTCCAAGCTGCAGCTGAAGTGGGTGCGTCCAATAACTCCAGGAAGAGATCGCCATGCTCCTTGTTTAGAAGCAGAAGACATATTTGAAATCCGTGCATCTCTAGTGAGGTCTTTAAGTGCCCCGCGTATACACGTTCTACCGTGATATCGTGGTTTTCTGTAATCAGAGCCAAAATTCAATTGTACAGCTGCGTTATCAGGTTTTGATTCCAATCGAGCCTGTTGCTCATGTAACGGAGGCTGATCACGGACGCCTATGGACATAGTTAATGTTAAGGCTACAACCACGTCCatatctcatcatcatcatttcatcaTAAGAAGGACGATCATAAGAAGCAGTTATTTTCTCtgcaacggccgtctggtgtagtggtaagtgacatggtcactacacaatgGGTTCACAGGTTCGAattccgccaagggaagatatttgtatgataaatataacatGTATTTTCCAggtttatggatgtatattaaatacatggatgtgtttaataaaaatcttacatttattgcCGTTATCTGGTAtcctgtaacacaagctctttacgaacttagcacgggaccagttaacgtggcgttattgttagtaaatatttatttattattatttctaagaTTAATGATGATTGCGGTACCAAAATGGCAGTTAAGATTCTGCTTATGAAAGAGCACAATGACTCTAGGTATTATGCATAAACTTTACGATGGCGGCTGGCGGGTACAATGGAAATGGTGGGATCATCTCAAAACGTCTTctaaataacttaaaaactcACCTAAGTAATCCTTAGTTTCAGCGCTGATGATATTCATTTCCAAGAACGAAGTACCACCTAAGTTGTCCACTGTGACCGCTACCCGATCTCCCcgtgataattttaaatgaccaaCAATCTAAAAATAGATTaggaaacaataaatatttagtgTAGTCTAATTGAAATACTGTCTTTgtctttttcattaaaattcaataCGAACGAGAGAGACAAAACACTGTTAAGCTAGATTTTGTCGATGATCATTAATAGCGAACTGATTTTTGTTTTAACAGAaatattgtttgagatgatcccctcatctcctttttatcatcgcacctccaaccatcggagcagagttcatccagattatctggaaccgctgcgttcatcgacagtgcgtttccagaggacttttttgccacgtaccatccggctatggaatgagctcccctccacggtgtttcccgagcgctatgacatgtccttctttaaattttaaagaaggacatgtcatagcgcggtaggcagaggcttggctctgaccctggcattgctgaaatccatgggcgacggtaaccactcaccatcaggtgggccgtatgcccgtctgcctacaagggcattaaaaaaaaatccaatatttACCAAGGATTCTAGTTGAATTTGAAGAATGAGAGCATGGCCAATGAGTGATT is a window from the Bombyx mori chromosome 12, ASM3026992v2 genome containing:
- the LOC101738177 gene encoding triokinase/FMN cyclase isoform X1, encoding MTSIKPITKKIINTPETCVDDNLRGVVAVYPQLQLHPKHRVITIRRQDDSKRVAILGGGGSGHEPFASGFIGSGMLDGAVAGGVFASPPTGHVLYGIAQLHKYNSGGVLVIIGNYTGDRLNFGKAIEKAKIAGIKVEGLIVGEDVASSKNKTGGRSMVGEVLFYKLCGAMALKGYDLETIRKTAVEANKNMATLGVCLSACSLPGQPPLFEISPDEMELGAGVHGEAGIAKVKMGTAKEIVKMLLAIIVGHLKLSRGDRVAVTVDNLGGTSFLEMNIISAETKDYLENHDITVERVYAGHLKTSLEMHGFQICLLLLNKEHGDLFLELLDAPTSAAAWTGGEISVRSDGGHVDDESLLKGDVRKAASGPSLSAKQQDLLRESLTSAAEVLIKSEALLNKLDSGCGDGDCGNTLKKFGHAILAYLKTASLEYVSNVLWDLSEIAETDMGGTSGGIYSLGLSAASQAFSIATSNSVPTWLSALESAIQAISKYGGAEPGDRTMLDTLHAVAETLKKCIEEELLAVLKKAAEAADHGAKATASMVARAGRASYVASGYTQQEDAGARAAALWLQAILCSIASKI
- the LOC101738177 gene encoding triokinase/FMN cyclase isoform X2, whose amino-acid sequence is MLDGAVAGGVFASPPTGHVLYGIAQLHKYNSGGVLVIIGNYTGDRLNFGKAIEKAKIAGIKVEGLIVGEDVASSKNKTGGRSMVGEVLFYKLCGAMALKGYDLETIRKTAVEANKNMATLGVCLSACSLPGQPPLFEISPDEMELGAGVHGEAGIAKVKMGTAKEIVKMLLAIIVGHLKLSRGDRVAVTVDNLGGTSFLEMNIISAETKDYLENHDITVERVYAGHLKTSLEMHGFQICLLLLNKEHGDLFLELLDAPTSAAAWTGGEISVRSDGGHVDDESLLKGDVRKAASGPSLSAKQQDLLRESLTSAAEVLIKSEALLNKLDSGCGDGDCGNTLKKFGHAILAYLKTASLEYVSNVLWDLSEIAETDMGGTSGGIYSLGLSAASQAFSIATSNSVPTWLSALESAIQAISKYGGAEPGDRTMLDTLHAVAETLKKCIEEELLAVLKKAAEAADHGAKATASMVARAGRASYVASGYTQQEDAGARAAALWLQAILCSIASKI